A portion of the Desmodus rotundus isolate HL8 chromosome 8, HLdesRot8A.1, whole genome shotgun sequence genome contains these proteins:
- the PDP1 gene encoding pyruvate dehyrogenase phosphatase catalytic subunit 1 isoform X1, with protein sequence MCVCPGPRRIGIPVRSSSLPLFSDAMPAPTQLFFPMIRNCELSRLYGTACYCHHKHLCCSSPYSSQSRLRYTPHPAYATFSRPKENWWQYTQGRRYVSTPQKFYLTPPQVNSILKANEYSFKVPEFDGKNVSSVLGFDSNQLPANAPIEDRRSAATCLQTRGMLLGVFDGHAGCACSQAVSERLFYYIAVSLLPHETLLEIENAVESGRALLPILQWHKHPNDYFSKEASKLYFNSLRTYWQELIDLNTGESADIDVKEALINAFKRLDNDISLEAQVGDPNSFLNYLVLRVAFSGATACVAHVDGVDLHVANTGDSRAMLGVQEEDGSWSAVTLSNDHNAQNEREVERLKLEHPKNEAKSVVKQDRLLGLLMPFRAFGDVKFKWSIDLQKRVIESGPDQLNDNEYTKFIPPNYYTPPYLTAEPEVTYHRLRPQDKFLVLATDGLWETMHRQDVVRIVGEYLTGMHHQQPIAVGGYKVTLGQMHSLLTERRAKMSSVFEDQNAATHLIRHAVGNNEFGSVDHERLSKMLSLPEELARMYRDDITIIVVQFNSHVVGAYQNQE encoded by the exons atgtgtgtgtgtcccGGGCCCAGACGAATTG GAATCCCGGTCCGAAGTTCCAGCCTGCCACTATTCTCTGATGCCATGCCAGCACCAACTCAACTGTTTTTTCCTATGATTCGTAACTGTGAACTGAGCAGACTCTATGGCACTGCGTGTTACTGCCACCACAAACACCTCTGCTGCTCATCCCCGTACAGTTCTCAGAGTCGCCTGAGGTATACACCCCATCCAGCGTATGCTACCTTTTCCAGGCCAAAGGAGAACTGGTGGCAATACACCCAAGGAAGGAGATATGTTTCTACACCACAGAAATTTTACCTCACGCCTCCACAAGTCAACAGCATCCTGAAAGCTAATGAATACAGTTTCAAAGTGCCAGAATTTGATGGCAAAAATGTCAGTTCTGTCCTTGGATTTGATAGTAATCAGCTACCTGCAAATGCACCCATCGAGGACCGGAGAAGTGCAGCAACCTGCTTGCAGACTAGAGGGATGCTTTTGGGGGTTTTTGATGGCCATGCAGGCTGTGCTTGTTCCCAGGCAGTCAGTGAAAGACTCTTTTATTATATTGCTGTCTCTTTGTTACCCCATGAGACTTTGCTAGAGATTGAAAATGCAGTGGAGAGTGGTCGGGCACTGCTACCCATTCTCCAATGGCACAAACACCCCAATGATTACTTCAGTAAGGAAGCATCCAAATTGTACTTCAACAGCTTGAGGACTTACTGGCAAGAGCTTATAGACCTCAACACTGGGGAGTCAGCTGATATTGATGTTAAGGAGGCTTTAATTAATGCTTTCAAGAGGCTTGATAACGACATCTCCTTGGAGGCTCAGGTTGGTGATCCCAATTCTTTCCTCAACTACCTGGTGCTTCGTGTCGCATTTTCTGGTGCCACCGCTTGTGTGGCCCATGTTGATGGTGTCGACCTTCATGTGGCCAATACTGGCGATAGCAGAGCCATGCTGGGTGTGCAGGAAGAGGACGGCTCTTGGTCAGCAGTCACTCTCTCTAATGACCACAATGCTCAGAATGAAAGGGAAGTGGAACGGCTGAAATTGGAACATCCAAAAAATGAGGCCAAGAGTGTGGTGAAACAAGATCGGCTGCTTGGCTTGCTGATGCCTTTTAGGGCTTTTGGAGATGTAAAGTTCAAATGGAGCATTGACCTTCAGAAGAGAGTGATAGAATCTGGCCCAGACCAGTTGAATGACAATGAGTATACCAAGTTTATCCCTCCTAATTATTATACACCTCCTTATCTCACTGCTGAGCCAGAGGTCACCTACCACCGATTAAGGCCACAGGATAAGTTTCTAGTGTTGGCAACTGATGGGTTGTGGGAGACAATGCATAGGCAGGATGTGGTTCGGATTGTGGGTGAGTATCTAACGGGCATGCACCACCAACAGCCAATAGCTGTTGGTGGCTACAAGGTGACTCTGGGACAGATGCATAGCCTGTTAACAGAAAGGAGAGCTAAGATGTCCTCAGTGTTTGAGGATCAGAATGCCGCAACCCATCTTATTCGCCATGCTGTGGGCAACAACGAGTTTGGGAGTGTTGATCACGAGCGCCTCTCCAAAATGCTGAGTCTTCCTGAAGAGCTTGCTCGGATGTACAGAGATGACATTACAATCATTGTAGTTCAGTTTAATTCTCATGTTGTAGGGGCATATCAAAACCAGGAATAG
- the PDP1 gene encoding pyruvate dehyrogenase phosphatase catalytic subunit 1 isoform X2, protein MPAPTQLFFPMIRNCELSRLYGTACYCHHKHLCCSSPYSSQSRLRYTPHPAYATFSRPKENWWQYTQGRRYVSTPQKFYLTPPQVNSILKANEYSFKVPEFDGKNVSSVLGFDSNQLPANAPIEDRRSAATCLQTRGMLLGVFDGHAGCACSQAVSERLFYYIAVSLLPHETLLEIENAVESGRALLPILQWHKHPNDYFSKEASKLYFNSLRTYWQELIDLNTGESADIDVKEALINAFKRLDNDISLEAQVGDPNSFLNYLVLRVAFSGATACVAHVDGVDLHVANTGDSRAMLGVQEEDGSWSAVTLSNDHNAQNEREVERLKLEHPKNEAKSVVKQDRLLGLLMPFRAFGDVKFKWSIDLQKRVIESGPDQLNDNEYTKFIPPNYYTPPYLTAEPEVTYHRLRPQDKFLVLATDGLWETMHRQDVVRIVGEYLTGMHHQQPIAVGGYKVTLGQMHSLLTERRAKMSSVFEDQNAATHLIRHAVGNNEFGSVDHERLSKMLSLPEELARMYRDDITIIVVQFNSHVVGAYQNQE, encoded by the coding sequence ATGCCAGCACCAACTCAACTGTTTTTTCCTATGATTCGTAACTGTGAACTGAGCAGACTCTATGGCACTGCGTGTTACTGCCACCACAAACACCTCTGCTGCTCATCCCCGTACAGTTCTCAGAGTCGCCTGAGGTATACACCCCATCCAGCGTATGCTACCTTTTCCAGGCCAAAGGAGAACTGGTGGCAATACACCCAAGGAAGGAGATATGTTTCTACACCACAGAAATTTTACCTCACGCCTCCACAAGTCAACAGCATCCTGAAAGCTAATGAATACAGTTTCAAAGTGCCAGAATTTGATGGCAAAAATGTCAGTTCTGTCCTTGGATTTGATAGTAATCAGCTACCTGCAAATGCACCCATCGAGGACCGGAGAAGTGCAGCAACCTGCTTGCAGACTAGAGGGATGCTTTTGGGGGTTTTTGATGGCCATGCAGGCTGTGCTTGTTCCCAGGCAGTCAGTGAAAGACTCTTTTATTATATTGCTGTCTCTTTGTTACCCCATGAGACTTTGCTAGAGATTGAAAATGCAGTGGAGAGTGGTCGGGCACTGCTACCCATTCTCCAATGGCACAAACACCCCAATGATTACTTCAGTAAGGAAGCATCCAAATTGTACTTCAACAGCTTGAGGACTTACTGGCAAGAGCTTATAGACCTCAACACTGGGGAGTCAGCTGATATTGATGTTAAGGAGGCTTTAATTAATGCTTTCAAGAGGCTTGATAACGACATCTCCTTGGAGGCTCAGGTTGGTGATCCCAATTCTTTCCTCAACTACCTGGTGCTTCGTGTCGCATTTTCTGGTGCCACCGCTTGTGTGGCCCATGTTGATGGTGTCGACCTTCATGTGGCCAATACTGGCGATAGCAGAGCCATGCTGGGTGTGCAGGAAGAGGACGGCTCTTGGTCAGCAGTCACTCTCTCTAATGACCACAATGCTCAGAATGAAAGGGAAGTGGAACGGCTGAAATTGGAACATCCAAAAAATGAGGCCAAGAGTGTGGTGAAACAAGATCGGCTGCTTGGCTTGCTGATGCCTTTTAGGGCTTTTGGAGATGTAAAGTTCAAATGGAGCATTGACCTTCAGAAGAGAGTGATAGAATCTGGCCCAGACCAGTTGAATGACAATGAGTATACCAAGTTTATCCCTCCTAATTATTATACACCTCCTTATCTCACTGCTGAGCCAGAGGTCACCTACCACCGATTAAGGCCACAGGATAAGTTTCTAGTGTTGGCAACTGATGGGTTGTGGGAGACAATGCATAGGCAGGATGTGGTTCGGATTGTGGGTGAGTATCTAACGGGCATGCACCACCAACAGCCAATAGCTGTTGGTGGCTACAAGGTGACTCTGGGACAGATGCATAGCCTGTTAACAGAAAGGAGAGCTAAGATGTCCTCAGTGTTTGAGGATCAGAATGCCGCAACCCATCTTATTCGCCATGCTGTGGGCAACAACGAGTTTGGGAGTGTTGATCACGAGCGCCTCTCCAAAATGCTGAGTCTTCCTGAAGAGCTTGCTCGGATGTACAGAGATGACATTACAATCATTGTAGTTCAGTTTAATTCTCATGTTGTAGGGGCATATCAAAACCAGGAATAG